A part of Setaria viridis chromosome 8, Setaria_viridis_v4.0, whole genome shotgun sequence genomic DNA contains:
- the LOC140220036 gene encoding uncharacterized protein — MLDVGAAIASLFIVLKTKIYVLIRIEFLVALVTVMFLATFIMDIYRFRSRSSTLSAIMEIVDGMSNQILVYLLGAMQSACSENPLFAFWGILLVSFHRSLGYLSRHSIMDDSERPSLMVLPDVIKFIAAGAMLNLDMGIFTNPHWWFLVILQLRSTYRYLARNRALKSLWHGRSSEFLPEYLRRMTEGDHDDRRNEFNHFQRYLVYGEYKGKLKIKKPQYVLHLDMSHHPDSLITLDKIWNSSGPLLSSSSRSSTYKDLSLAFALSRLLRCRLEDVPLHPGSISRTRNLIISQIIGDQHAEAARAAGRSFRILELELAFTIDYYFTFYPMVFWRGLLSLSLILIQSMATIPVIVWLVVSACSSYDNEKGRITRLRVGGFDVGVVTTWVFLILMVFKEVWEMVTYLLSNWTRLLLVCKYVQSQCWRTATASTSLIEHLISSFFASKISDTWHGRIDQYEFLQSCTYKPTVWKLAHIITLGVAPHILNGRKPGAAIRIPECVKPAILQGLRRQGLTRQPLRRDIPTLRNPPNNNRFVRYQWACIELPTCSQVILVWHIATSLCEVKLAKDRNIDLRDPSFLGSIWSYLGRKLGRSSSFLVDDSIHVRGQLRTNYRTASSLSRYCAYLLVFRSKFLPDGFLTPKLVLDKTIKHACEALKDCDSTLTRYETLMATARNVAQDSESGKLNMNIVQQGAMLAMELIDEEDEQNRWEILAGVWVDLLAHIAPSWNAEAHVWDLQSGGEFITLIWVLLWHCGIEKSSLWHEDDNASGNNSPQALQQNGTETRQTNKVTGDEQVINEDGIEISEEPEQLTERAQRASKTN; from the coding sequence ATGTTGGATGTTGGCGCTGCAATTGCATCCTTATTCATCGTTCTGAAAACAAAGATCTATGTCTTGATCCGCATCGAGTTCTTAGTGGCACTTGTCACAGTTATGTTCCTTGCGACGTTCATCATGGACATCTACCGCTTCCGGTCTCGCAGCTCGACCTTATCAGCCATCATGGAGATCGTTGACGGCATGTCTAATCAGATACTGGTGTATCTATTGGGAGCCATGCAGTCCGCATGTTCCGAGAATCCGCTGTTTGCTTTCTGGGGCATTTTGCTTGTAAGCTTCCACCGTAGCCTGGGCTATCTCTCCAGGCACAGCATCATGGATGACAGTGAGCGGCCATCGCTGATGGTGCTGCCAGATGTGATAAAGTTCATCGCGGCAGGGGCCATGCTTAACTTGGACATGGGGATCTTCACTAATCCACATTGGTGGTTCTTGGTCATCCTGCAACTGCGGAGCACATACCGGTACTTGGCACGTAACAGGGCTCTCAAATCCTTGTGGCATGGACGGAGCTCAGAGTTCCTCCCGGAGTACCTGCGGCGCATGACTGAGGGTGACCATGATGACCGGAGAAACGAATTCAACCACTTTCAAAGGTATCTGGTTTATGGAGAGTACAAGGGGAAGCTTAAGATCAAGAAGCCTCAGTATGTCCTACATCTTGATATGAGCCATCATCCAGACTCACTGATCACACTGGACAAGATTTGGAATTCCTCCGGGCCACTTTtgagctccagctccagaaGTAGCACGTACAAGGACCTCAGCCTGGCCTTCGCATTGTCAAGGCTACTTCGCTGTAGGCTTGAGGATGTGCCACTACACCCGGGAAGCATCTCCAGGACACGGAATCTAATCATTTCTCAGATCATTGGTGATCAACATGCAGAGGCAGCAAGAGCAGCAGGGCGATCATTCAGAATCTTGGAGCTGGAACTTGCATTCACCATAGACTACTACTTCACCTTCTACCCTATGGTCTTCTGGCGAGggcttctttctctctccctgaTCCTCATCCAGTCCATGGCAACTATCCCTGTCATTGTCTGGCTGGTCGTGAGTGCCTGCAGTAGCTATGACAATGAGAAAGGCCGCATAACCCGGCTCCGGGTTGGTGGATTTGATGTCGGTGTCGTAACCACATGGGTGTTCCTGATACTCATGGTGTTCAAGGAGGTCTGGGAGATGGTGACATACCTGCTCTCCAACTGGACGAGATTACTCCTCGTGTGCAAGTATGTGCAGAGCCAATGCTGGCGTACTGCGACTGCGAGCACTAGTCTCATAGAACATCTGATAAGTTCATTCTTCGCCTCCAAAATTTCCGATACATGGCATGGACGCATCGACCAGTATGAGTTCTTGCAGTCATGTACTTACAAGCCGACGGTCTGGAAACTGGCCCACATTATTACCCTGGGAGTGGCTCCACATATTCTCAATGGAAGAAAACCTGGTGCTGCCATCAGGATCCCTGAATGTGTAAAGCCTGCGATCCTGCAGGGGCTCCGCAGACAAGGCCTCACCAGGCAACCGCTGCGCAGAGATATTCCGACACTTAGGAACCCACCCAATAACAATAGGTTTGTCCGGTACCAGTGGGCATGTATTGAACTGCCCACTTGCTCTCAAGTCATTCTAGTGTGGCACATCGCAACCAGCCTTTGTGAGGTCAAGCTTGCGAAAGACAGGAACATTGACTTGAGGGATCCCAGCTTCCTGGGATCCATCTGGTCATATTTGGGAAGAAAACTGGGTCGCAGCTCTTCGTTCCTTGTTGATGACAGTATCCATGTACGAGGCCAACTCAGGACTAACTATCGCACTGCCAGCAGCTTGTCTCGGTACTGTGCCTACCTGCTGGTTTTTCGGTCTAAATTTTTGCCAGATGGTTTTCTTACACCCAAACTGGTTCTTGACAAAACCATAAAACATGCTTGTGAGGCACTCAAGGATTGTGACTCAACCCTGACTAGGTATGAGACACTGATGGCAACCGCGAGGAATGTAGCGCAGGACAGTGAGAGTGGGAAGCTGAACATGAACATTGTGCAGCAGGGTGCTATGCTAGCAATGGAGCTGATTGACGAGGAGGATGAGCAAAACCGTTGGGAGATTCTGGCAGGAGTTTGGGTAGATTTACTTGCGCACATTGCTCCCAGTTGGAATGCAGAAGCACACGTGTGGGACCTCCAATCCGGAGGGGAGTTCATAACCCTCATATGGGTATTGCTTTGGCACTGCGGCATCGAGAAGAGTAGCCTCTGGCATGAGGATGATAATGCATCTGGGAACAATAGTCCTCAAGCATTGCAGCAAAATGGTACTGAAACCAGACAAACTAATAAGGTCACCGGGGATGAGCAAGTTATTAACGAGGATGGGATTGAGATTTCTGAGGAGCCTGAACAATTGACGGAGCGAGCCCAAAGGGCAAGTAAAACAAATTAA